From the genome of Sphingopyxis sp. DBS4:
TTGCTCGGCCCCGAAGGTCGAGACGATATCGCGCACGATCGTTAGCGCATGTTCGTCATTCTCGGCGAGGTGATCGACGACGCCCGATTTCTTCGCATGGAGATCGCCGCCGCCCAGATCCTCGGCGCTGATCTCCTCGCCCGTCGCGGCTTTCACCAGCGGCGGGCCGGCGAGGAAGATCGTGCCCTGATTGCGCACGATCACCGTCTCGTCGCTCATCGCGGGCACATAAGCCCCGCCCGCGGTGCAGCTTCCCATCACGCAGGCGATCTGCGGGATGCGCTTCGCCGACATATTCGCCTGGTTGAAGAAGATGCGCCCGAAATGGTCGCGGTCGGGAAAGACCTGATCCTGATGCGGCAGATTGGCGCCGCCGCTGTCGACGAGATAGAGGCAGGGCAAGCGGTTCGCCTCGGCGATCTCCTGTGCGCGAAGATGCTTCTTCACCGTCATCGGATAATAGGTGCCGCCCTTCACCGTCGCGTCGTTGCAGACGATCATCGCCTGCCGCCCCGACACGCGGCCGATGCCGGCGATCATCCCGGCGCCCGGCACCTCGCCTTCATACATATCGCCCGCTGCGAGCTGCCCGATCTCGAGGAAGGGCGAGCCCGGATCGAGCAACCGCTCGACCCGCTCGCGCGGCAGCAGCTTGCCGCGGCTCGTGTGCCGCTCGCGCGATTTTTCATTGCCGCCGAGCGCCGCCGCGGCGACCCGCGCATGGAGTTCGTCGCGCAGGCCGCGATTGTGCGCGGCATTGGCGCGATACGCGTCGCTTTCCGCATCGATCATCGTTCCCAAGACAGGCGCGCTCACGTCTTTCACTCTCCCGCTGAAGTCCGGCGGGATACCCCGCCGCTCGTCGACCCACAAGGACCGCAGGCCGAAAATGGTTGGCATTGAAACCGGATCGTCACAGGCCTATGCCCCTTCGCATCCCCCATAAAAGCAAGGCCGACCCCATGAAAAAGACCGTCTTCGCCATCCTTCTGTCCACCGCCGCGATCGTCGCGGGTCCGGTCGCCTGTTCGAAGGGCGGCGACAAGGCCGACGCCAGCTACACCGTCGGCACCGAACTCGGCATCAGCAAGACCGCGATGGACACCAGCGTGAAGCCCGGCGAC
Proteins encoded in this window:
- a CDS encoding carboxyl transferase domain-containing protein — translated: MSAPVLGTMIDAESDAYRANAAHNRGLRDELHARVAAAALGGNEKSRERHTSRGKLLPRERVERLLDPGSPFLEIGQLAAGDMYEGEVPGAGMIAGIGRVSGRQAMIVCNDATVKGGTYYPMTVKKHLRAQEIAEANRLPCLYLVDSGGANLPHQDQVFPDRDHFGRIFFNQANMSAKRIPQIACVMGSCTAGGAYVPAMSDETVIVRNQGTIFLAGPPLVKAATGEEISAEDLGGGDLHAKKSGVVDHLAENDEHALTIVRDIVSTFGAEQGFEVAMKDPRPPKYAAEELYGIIPQDVRAPYDVHEVIARIVDGSEFHEFKANYGSTLVCGFAHIWGIPVAILANNGVLFSESAVKGAHFIELAQQRRIPLLFLQNISGFMVGGKYEAEGIAKHGAKLVTAVATATVPKITVLIGGSFGAGNYGMCGRAYSPRFLFTWPNARISVMGGEQAASVLATVHRDADKWTPEEAEAFKAPIRQKYEDEGNPYHATARLWDDGIIDPAQTRDVLGLAFAATLNAPVEDRGFGVFRM